From the Sebastes fasciatus isolate fSebFas1 chromosome 3, fSebFas1.pri, whole genome shotgun sequence genome, one window contains:
- the adra2a gene encoding alpha-2A adrenergic receptor: MGFDNETNQTTNLPDVAPYSLRISLPLTVLVAIMILLTVFGNVLVVIAVFTSRALRAPQNLFLVSLASADILVATLVMPFSLANELMGYWYFGEVWCEIYLALDVLFCTASIAHLCAISLDRYWSITQAIEYNLKRTPRRIKCIIFIVWVIAAVISFPPLITMEKENSVEEPVCKINNDKWYVISSCIGSFFLPCVIMVLVYVRIYQIAKKRTRAPPGDRKRKDMPKTATVAAANQKENGVGAGDAEDRLCHEKLNGERDIELKEGVGGEGGADEEKGEVNGVDLDESSSSDHKVNNPCSIKKKMSKGKTKLCQIKPGDEDGVQKREPSTKGSRWKGRQNREKRFTFVLAVVIGVFVICWFPFFFTYMLMTLCESCPVPDTLFKFFFWFGYCNSALNPIIYTIFNNDFRRSFKKILCKRDARRYV; encoded by the coding sequence ATGGGGTTCGACAACGAGACCAACCAGACGACCAACCTTCCGGACGTCGCCCCGTACAGCCTCCGGATCTCCCTGCCGCTCACCGTGCTGGTGGCGATCATGATCCTGCTGACGGTGTTCGGCAACGTGCTGGTGGTCATCGCCGTGTTTACAAGCCGGGCCCTGAGGGCTCCGCAGAATTTATTCTTGGTGTCGCTGGCATCGGCGGACATTTTGGTGGCTACCCTCGTGATGCCTTTCTCCTTGGCCAACGAGCTCATGGGATACTGGTACTTTGGCGAGGTGTGGTGTGAGATATATCTGGCACTCGATGTCCTTTTCTGCACCGCCTCCATCGCCCACCTCTGTGCTATCAGTTTAGACCGCTACTGGTCCATCACGCAGGCCATCGAGTACAACCTGAAGAGGACGCCGCGACGCATCAAGTGCATCATCTTCATCGTGTGGGTGATTGCGGCGGTGATCTCCTTCCCTCCTCTAATCACCATGGAGAAAGAAAACAGCGTGGAGGAACCCGTGTGTAAGATCAACAACGATAAGTGGTACGTCATCTCCTCCTGCATCGGCTCCTTCTTCCTCCCCTGTGTCATCATGGTCCTGGTCTACGTGCGGATCTACCAAATCGCCAAAAAGAGGACGCGGGCACCACCGGGAGACAGGAAGCGGAAGGACATGCCGAAGACGGCAACGGTCGCCGCGGCCAACCAGAAGGAGAACGGCGTGGGCGCCGGTGACGCAGAGGACCGCCTGTGCCACGAGAAGCTGAACGGCGAGCGGGACATCGAGCTGAAGGAGGGAGTGGGAGGAGAAGGGGGAGCAGATGAGGAGAAGGGCGAGGTCAACGGGGTGGACCTTGATGAGTCGTCCTCCTCCGACCACAAAGTGAACAATCCCTGCTCGATCAAAAAGAAGATGTCCAAGGGGAAAACCAAACTGTGCCAAATCAAACCGGGGGACGAAGATGGCGTCCAAAAGAGGGAGCCGAGCACCAAGGGCAGCCGCTGGAAGGGCCGACAGAACCGGGAGAAACGCTTCACCTTCGTCCTGGCGGTGGTCATTGGAGTGTTTGTCATCTGctggtttccctttttctttACGTACATGCTGATGACGCTGTGCGAGTCTTGCCCGGTGCCCGACACCTTGTTCAAGTTCTTCTTCTGGTTCGGCTATTGCAACAGCGCGCTGAACCCCATCATTTACACCATCTTCAACAATGACTTCAGGAGGTCGTTCAAAAAGATACTGTGCAAGAGGGACGCTAGGCGATATGTATGA